Proteins encoded within one genomic window of Macaca fascicularis isolate 582-1 chromosome 16, T2T-MFA8v1.1:
- the GGT6 gene encoding glutathione hydrolase 6 isoform X2, whose protein sequence is MELAAEPVVYQKLLPWEPSLELEEEEEEEETSEMLVPNPWRHQDSSRNKAGGLPGTWARVVAALLLLAVGCSLAVRQLQNQGSSTGSLGSVAPPPGGHSHSSGVYHHGAIISPAGRELLVAGGNVVDAGVGAALCLAVVHPHATGLGAMFWGLFHNSSSGNSTALTSGPAQTLAPGLGLPMALPTLHLLHARFGRLPWPRLLVGPTTLAQEGFLVDTPLARALVARGTEGLCPLFCHADGTPLGAGARATNPQLAAVLRRAAFAPTSDLAGDALLSLLAGDLGLEVPSAGPRPALEPAQQLPVPQGILFTTPSPSAGPELLALLEAALHSGVPIPDPCPPFLQTAVSPGSSALAAVDSSGSVLLLTSSLNCSFGSAHLSPSTGVLLSNLVAKSTASAWACPLILRGSLDDTEADVLGLVASGTPDVARAMTHTILRHLAAGPPTQAQHQHQGQQEPTQHPSTCGQGTLLQVAAHAEHAHVSSVPHDCCPFQGF, encoded by the exons ATGGAGCTGGCAGCAGAGCCTGTGGTCTATCAGAAGCTGCTGCCCTGGGAGCCAAGCTTGGagttggaggaggaagaggaggaggaggagacatcAGAGATGCTGGTTCCAAACCCCTGGAGGCACCAGGACTCTTCCAG GAACAAGGCTGGTGGGCTGCCCGGAACCTGGGCCCGTGTAGTGGCAgccctgctgctgctggctgTTGGCTGCTCCCTGGCTGTGAGGCAGCTCCAGAATCAGGGCAGCTCGACAGGAAGCTTGGGCTCTGTGGCCCCTCCACCCGGCGGACACTCCCACAGCTCTGGCGTATACCACCACGGTGCCATCATCAGCCCTGCAG GCCGAGAGCTGCTTGTTGCCGGGGGCAACGTCGTGGATGCTGGAGTTGGAGCCGCATTGTGCCTGGCAGTGGTGCATCCTCATGCCACAGGCCTAG GTGCCATGTTTTGGGGCCTCTTCCACAATAGCTCCTCGGGCAATTCCACGGCCCTGACATCGGGCCCAGCACAGACCCTGGCACCCGGCCTGGGGCTGCCCATGGCTCTGCCCACCCTGCACCTACTGCACGCACGCTTTGGCCGCCTGCCCTGGCCACGCCTGCTAGTGGGCCCCACCACGCTGGCTCAGGAGGGCTTCCTGGTGGACACACCCCTGGCAAGGGCTCTGGTGGCCCGGGGCACAGAAGGCCTCTGTCCACTATTTTGCCATGCTGATGGGACGCCCCTGGGCGCTGGGGCCCGAGCCACTAACCCACAACTGGCAGCTGTGCTTCGCAGGGCAGCCTTTGCTCCCACCTCAGACCTTGCTGGGGACGCTCTACTGAGTCTGCTGGCGGGAGACCTGGGGCTGGAGGTGCCCTCAGCTGGACCCAGGCCCGCTTTGGAACCAGCACAGCAGCTACCTGTGCCCCAGGGCATCCTGTTCACCACCCCTAGTCCCTCAGCTGGCCCGGAACTGCTGGCACTGTTGGAGGCAGCCCTGCACTCTGGGGTGCCCATCCCTGACCCCTGCCCACCATTCCTGCAGACTGCTGTGAGCCCTGGGAGCAGTGCCCTGGCCGCCGTGGACAGCAGCGGCTCTGTGCTTCTTCTCACCTCCTCGCTCAACTGCTCCTTTGGCTCTGCACACCTGTCCCCAAGCACTGGGGTTCTGCTCAGCAACCTGGTGGCCAAGTCTACTGCTAGTGCCTGGGCCTGCCCCCTCATCCTCCGtggcagcctggatgacacagagGCCGATGTGTTGGGGCTTGTGGCTTCAGGGACCCCTGATGTGGCCAGGGCCATGACTCACACCATACTCAGGCATCTGGCGGCAGGGCCCCCAACCCAGGCCCAGCACCAGCACCAGGGGCAGCAAGAACCAACACAGCATCCCAGCACTTGTGGCCAAGGGACCCTGCTCCAGGTGGCAGCCCACGCAGAGCACGCCCATGTCTCCAGTGTCCCCCATGACTGCTGCCCCTTCCAGGGGTTCTAA
- the GGT6 gene encoding glutathione hydrolase 6 isoform X1, with translation MELAAEPVVYQKLLPWEPSLELEEEEEEEETSEMLVPNPWRHQDSSRNKAGGLPGTWARVVAALLLLAVGCSLAVRQLQNQGSSTGSLGSVAPPPGGHSHSSGVYHHGAIISPAATCSHLGRELLVAGGNVVDAGVGAALCLAVVHPHATGLGAMFWGLFHNSSSGNSTALTSGPAQTLAPGLGLPMALPTLHLLHARFGRLPWPRLLVGPTTLAQEGFLVDTPLARALVARGTEGLCPLFCHADGTPLGAGARATNPQLAAVLRRAAFAPTSDLAGDALLSLLAGDLGLEVPSAGPRPALEPAQQLPVPQGILFTTPSPSAGPELLALLEAALHSGVPIPDPCPPFLQTAVSPGSSALAAVDSSGSVLLLTSSLNCSFGSAHLSPSTGVLLSNLVAKSTASAWACPLILRGSLDDTEADVLGLVASGTPDVARAMTHTILRHLAAGPPTQAQHQHQGQQEPTQHPSTCGQGTLLQVAAHAEHAHVSSVPHDCCPFQGF, from the exons ATGGAGCTGGCAGCAGAGCCTGTGGTCTATCAGAAGCTGCTGCCCTGGGAGCCAAGCTTGGagttggaggaggaagaggaggaggaggagacatcAGAGATGCTGGTTCCAAACCCCTGGAGGCACCAGGACTCTTCCAG GAACAAGGCTGGTGGGCTGCCCGGAACCTGGGCCCGTGTAGTGGCAgccctgctgctgctggctgTTGGCTGCTCCCTGGCTGTGAGGCAGCTCCAGAATCAGGGCAGCTCGACAGGAAGCTTGGGCTCTGTGGCCCCTCCACCCGGCGGACACTCCCACAGCTCTGGCGTATACCACCACGGTGCCATCATCAGCCCTGCAG CCACATGCTCCCACCTAGGCCGAGAGCTGCTTGTTGCCGGGGGCAACGTCGTGGATGCTGGAGTTGGAGCCGCATTGTGCCTGGCAGTGGTGCATCCTCATGCCACAGGCCTAG GTGCCATGTTTTGGGGCCTCTTCCACAATAGCTCCTCGGGCAATTCCACGGCCCTGACATCGGGCCCAGCACAGACCCTGGCACCCGGCCTGGGGCTGCCCATGGCTCTGCCCACCCTGCACCTACTGCACGCACGCTTTGGCCGCCTGCCCTGGCCACGCCTGCTAGTGGGCCCCACCACGCTGGCTCAGGAGGGCTTCCTGGTGGACACACCCCTGGCAAGGGCTCTGGTGGCCCGGGGCACAGAAGGCCTCTGTCCACTATTTTGCCATGCTGATGGGACGCCCCTGGGCGCTGGGGCCCGAGCCACTAACCCACAACTGGCAGCTGTGCTTCGCAGGGCAGCCTTTGCTCCCACCTCAGACCTTGCTGGGGACGCTCTACTGAGTCTGCTGGCGGGAGACCTGGGGCTGGAGGTGCCCTCAGCTGGACCCAGGCCCGCTTTGGAACCAGCACAGCAGCTACCTGTGCCCCAGGGCATCCTGTTCACCACCCCTAGTCCCTCAGCTGGCCCGGAACTGCTGGCACTGTTGGAGGCAGCCCTGCACTCTGGGGTGCCCATCCCTGACCCCTGCCCACCATTCCTGCAGACTGCTGTGAGCCCTGGGAGCAGTGCCCTGGCCGCCGTGGACAGCAGCGGCTCTGTGCTTCTTCTCACCTCCTCGCTCAACTGCTCCTTTGGCTCTGCACACCTGTCCCCAAGCACTGGGGTTCTGCTCAGCAACCTGGTGGCCAAGTCTACTGCTAGTGCCTGGGCCTGCCCCCTCATCCTCCGtggcagcctggatgacacagagGCCGATGTGTTGGGGCTTGTGGCTTCAGGGACCCCTGATGTGGCCAGGGCCATGACTCACACCATACTCAGGCATCTGGCGGCAGGGCCCCCAACCCAGGCCCAGCACCAGCACCAGGGGCAGCAAGAACCAACACAGCATCCCAGCACTTGTGGCCAAGGGACCCTGCTCCAGGTGGCAGCCCACGCAGAGCACGCCCATGTCTCCAGTGTCCCCCATGACTGCTGCCCCTTCCAGGGGTTCTAA
- the GGT6 gene encoding glutathione hydrolase 6 isoform X4, with the protein MELAAEPVVYQKLLPWEPSLELEEEEEEEETSEMLVPNPWRHQDSSRNKAGGLPGTWARVVAALLLLAVGCSLAVRQLQNQGSSTGSLGSVAPPPGGHSHSSGVYHHGAIISPAATCSHLGRELLVAGGNVVDAGVGAALCLAVVHPHATGLDCCEPWEQCPGRRGQQRLCASSHLLAQLLLWLCTPVPKHWGSAQQPGGQVYC; encoded by the exons ATGGAGCTGGCAGCAGAGCCTGTGGTCTATCAGAAGCTGCTGCCCTGGGAGCCAAGCTTGGagttggaggaggaagaggaggaggaggagacatcAGAGATGCTGGTTCCAAACCCCTGGAGGCACCAGGACTCTTCCAG GAACAAGGCTGGTGGGCTGCCCGGAACCTGGGCCCGTGTAGTGGCAgccctgctgctgctggctgTTGGCTGCTCCCTGGCTGTGAGGCAGCTCCAGAATCAGGGCAGCTCGACAGGAAGCTTGGGCTCTGTGGCCCCTCCACCCGGCGGACACTCCCACAGCTCTGGCGTATACCACCACGGTGCCATCATCAGCCCTGCAG CCACATGCTCCCACCTAGGCCGAGAGCTGCTTGTTGCCGGGGGCAACGTCGTGGATGCTGGAGTTGGAGCCGCATTGTGCCTGGCAGTGGTGCATCCTCATGCCACAGGCCTAG ACTGCTGTGAGCCCTGGGAGCAGTGCCCTGGCCGCCGTGGACAGCAGCGGCTCTGTGCTTCTTCTCACCTCCTCGCTCAACTGCTCCTTTGGCTCTGCACACCTGTCCCCAAGCACTGGGGTTCTGCTCAGCAACCTGGTGGCCAAGTCTACTGCTAG
- the GGT6 gene encoding glutathione hydrolase 6 isoform X3: MELAAEPVVYQKLLPWEPSLELEEEEEEEETSEMLVPNPWRHQDSSRNKAGGLPGTWARVVAALLLLAVGCSLAVRQLQNQGSSTGSLGSVAPPPGGHSHSSGVYHHGAIISPAGAMFWGLFHNSSSGNSTALTSGPAQTLAPGLGLPMALPTLHLLHARFGRLPWPRLLVGPTTLAQEGFLVDTPLARALVARGTEGLCPLFCHADGTPLGAGARATNPQLAAVLRRAAFAPTSDLAGDALLSLLAGDLGLEVPSAGPRPALEPAQQLPVPQGILFTTPSPSAGPELLALLEAALHSGVPIPDPCPPFLQTAVSPGSSALAAVDSSGSVLLLTSSLNCSFGSAHLSPSTGVLLSNLVAKSTASAWACPLILRGSLDDTEADVLGLVASGTPDVARAMTHTILRHLAAGPPTQAQHQHQGQQEPTQHPSTCGQGTLLQVAAHAEHAHVSSVPHDCCPFQGF; encoded by the exons ATGGAGCTGGCAGCAGAGCCTGTGGTCTATCAGAAGCTGCTGCCCTGGGAGCCAAGCTTGGagttggaggaggaagaggaggaggaggagacatcAGAGATGCTGGTTCCAAACCCCTGGAGGCACCAGGACTCTTCCAG GAACAAGGCTGGTGGGCTGCCCGGAACCTGGGCCCGTGTAGTGGCAgccctgctgctgctggctgTTGGCTGCTCCCTGGCTGTGAGGCAGCTCCAGAATCAGGGCAGCTCGACAGGAAGCTTGGGCTCTGTGGCCCCTCCACCCGGCGGACACTCCCACAGCTCTGGCGTATACCACCACGGTGCCATCATCAGCCCTGCAG GTGCCATGTTTTGGGGCCTCTTCCACAATAGCTCCTCGGGCAATTCCACGGCCCTGACATCGGGCCCAGCACAGACCCTGGCACCCGGCCTGGGGCTGCCCATGGCTCTGCCCACCCTGCACCTACTGCACGCACGCTTTGGCCGCCTGCCCTGGCCACGCCTGCTAGTGGGCCCCACCACGCTGGCTCAGGAGGGCTTCCTGGTGGACACACCCCTGGCAAGGGCTCTGGTGGCCCGGGGCACAGAAGGCCTCTGTCCACTATTTTGCCATGCTGATGGGACGCCCCTGGGCGCTGGGGCCCGAGCCACTAACCCACAACTGGCAGCTGTGCTTCGCAGGGCAGCCTTTGCTCCCACCTCAGACCTTGCTGGGGACGCTCTACTGAGTCTGCTGGCGGGAGACCTGGGGCTGGAGGTGCCCTCAGCTGGACCCAGGCCCGCTTTGGAACCAGCACAGCAGCTACCTGTGCCCCAGGGCATCCTGTTCACCACCCCTAGTCCCTCAGCTGGCCCGGAACTGCTGGCACTGTTGGAGGCAGCCCTGCACTCTGGGGTGCCCATCCCTGACCCCTGCCCACCATTCCTGCAGACTGCTGTGAGCCCTGGGAGCAGTGCCCTGGCCGCCGTGGACAGCAGCGGCTCTGTGCTTCTTCTCACCTCCTCGCTCAACTGCTCCTTTGGCTCTGCACACCTGTCCCCAAGCACTGGGGTTCTGCTCAGCAACCTGGTGGCCAAGTCTACTGCTAGTGCCTGGGCCTGCCCCCTCATCCTCCGtggcagcctggatgacacagagGCCGATGTGTTGGGGCTTGTGGCTTCAGGGACCCCTGATGTGGCCAGGGCCATGACTCACACCATACTCAGGCATCTGGCGGCAGGGCCCCCAACCCAGGCCCAGCACCAGCACCAGGGGCAGCAAGAACCAACACAGCATCCCAGCACTTGTGGCCAAGGGACCCTGCTCCAGGTGGCAGCCCACGCAGAGCACGCCCATGTCTCCAGTGTCCCCCATGACTGCTGCCCCTTCCAGGGGTTCTAA
- the GGT6 gene encoding glutathione hydrolase 6 isoform X5, with protein sequence MELAAEPVVYQKLLPWEPSLELEEEEEEEETSEMLVPNPWRHQDSSRNKAGGLPGTWARVVAALLLLAVGCSLAVRQLQNQGSSTGSLGSVAPPPGGHSHSSGVYHHGAIISPAGRELLVAGGNVVDAGVGAALCLAVVHPHATGLDCCEPWEQCPGRRGQQRLCASSHLLAQLLLWLCTPVPKHWGSAQQPGGQVYC encoded by the exons ATGGAGCTGGCAGCAGAGCCTGTGGTCTATCAGAAGCTGCTGCCCTGGGAGCCAAGCTTGGagttggaggaggaagaggaggaggaggagacatcAGAGATGCTGGTTCCAAACCCCTGGAGGCACCAGGACTCTTCCAG GAACAAGGCTGGTGGGCTGCCCGGAACCTGGGCCCGTGTAGTGGCAgccctgctgctgctggctgTTGGCTGCTCCCTGGCTGTGAGGCAGCTCCAGAATCAGGGCAGCTCGACAGGAAGCTTGGGCTCTGTGGCCCCTCCACCCGGCGGACACTCCCACAGCTCTGGCGTATACCACCACGGTGCCATCATCAGCCCTGCAG GCCGAGAGCTGCTTGTTGCCGGGGGCAACGTCGTGGATGCTGGAGTTGGAGCCGCATTGTGCCTGGCAGTGGTGCATCCTCATGCCACAGGCCTAG ACTGCTGTGAGCCCTGGGAGCAGTGCCCTGGCCGCCGTGGACAGCAGCGGCTCTGTGCTTCTTCTCACCTCCTCGCTCAACTGCTCCTTTGGCTCTGCACACCTGTCCCCAAGCACTGGGGTTCTGCTCAGCAACCTGGTGGCCAAGTCTACTGCTAG